The following is a genomic window from Hippoglossus stenolepis isolate QCI-W04-F060 chromosome 14, HSTE1.2, whole genome shotgun sequence.
GAACAGTCTGCTGCGCATGCCGTAGCGGCTGCTGTTGGCGGGCGGGGGGATTCTGGAGCGGCCCTGCCTGGACGCAGCAGATGCGGAGAAGGATTTGGGAGAGAAGCCCTCAGCGTAGGCTTTGGGGTAGGGGCTGGAGATCTGATCTGGCCCTGAAttatgctgctgttgttgcaaGGGGGAGGAGAAGTCCTCAGGCTGCCCGGGCAACTCGGTCAGAGAATCTCCCGGAGATTTAGGAGCGATGGGGCTCTTGAGGATCTCTGTCGCTGACATGCGGTAACTGGAGTCTGAGCGGCTGCCCtttttgagcagcagcagtttaaatTCCTCGTTGGAGGTGCTAGACTTCTTTACGTTCCTGTAGATGGGCACGGGGACTCTCTGCGGGCCCGGTGGGGTCACGGCGGAGGGGGTCGACACCAGTGAGACTGGGGAGCTGATGGTGCTGCTGGGTGGTGTGTTTCCTGATGCAGCAGTGACACGGTTCCTCGCGCCCAACTCAGTGGAGTCTTTCCGACCCAACACTTTCCTTTTGGACCTGAGGATTTAAGAATCTCAATTAAGAATCTCTGTGAACGcacaaaacccaaacaaaaaGGAGGTGCTGCAGAAAATCCTCACCTGTGTATCATCGCAAACAGATCCTCAGTGGTGCGAGTTTTGTTGGGTGACAGAAACACATTGTCGTCCTCTGGCCGTGACTCATCACTCAGCGGGGACGCTACAGTGTCACTGGGTGTGGAGTCTGTAACACAAATCAGTCAACATTTCAATAcactgcatatacagtatatttagcAACACCAATTTCAGCATTTCACCCTTTAGAAAGAGGAAACTTAGGagtatatatacaaaatatagatATTTCTTAATAtggattattttttgtttctggGTGTTTAGtctataaaaaagtaaaaaacacttAATACTTCATATAAAATTAGATataaaaaaacttattttaaccGATATCAAATTTATTTTGAGAAACAATTTTCCATCATATCAACattgtattttgtttaaattttaaatttcttGTTTTCCTATCCTAACTATCCAGGAAATGCAAAAAGGTAAAGCATGGGGCagtttaaacaacatttttccTCTCCTGTCAATCATATTGCTTCTCAGATTTGTCTCAATCATCAACAGTTCAATTAAAACAGCTAAAAACtgttaacacaaaacaaataaatctgcACTCCTGACTGGTTTCCTTGTTTAACGCTCTGCTATACATGAAGATAAATGTCACAACTCATACTGTGCATGATCCCAATAAAATACCTTTACTGAAGTAATCCTCTGTCTCTGGTGTGGACTCGTCCTTCCCGTCCTGGGAGGCACTTTCTGCTGAAACAACTGATGAGTCACATTCCTCCTCTTTGTAATCTTCATTGCTGATTGGACTCTCTTGTATCGACTCTGATTGACCGTCAGTAGCAGACACTTCATCAAGACTGTGGGATCCATTGGGTGAACTGTGCAGAACAGAGGGAGTTGAACACAGCTGCTCTTCAGAGGGCTCACTTCTCGGTTGTGATACGGGCTCTGACTGCGGGCTGCAGTCAGCAGAGCAGGCAGGTATTTCTACCGACTCTCTGCACATCTCTGCTTCCTGGCTCGTGGTTGTGTCACAGACGTCTGCTGACGGCTCTGACTGCAGTCTGCACGCTGTCTCACTCTCTAGAGAAGACTCTTTGTCCTGCTCGGTCCTCAGCTCACTCTGACATGCTGCTTCTCCACATGTAAGCTCTTCATTAGAGCTAAACATTGATTTAGAGAACTCCTGCGAAGATGTGTAATGAGGATGTGAGCTGTATAACAGTGGACTCTTCAGCTCTAATGATTTACTACTGGAAAGTGTGCTTTTCAAGTTCACTGTCGgacatttcagtttgaaagtTGTTCTGTCCTCGTGactttcctctgtgtctttattGAAGGAGCGGAGCTGCACTGAGTGCAGCACGGTGGGTGTGATGGACAGGGGGCGGGTGTTGAACACCTCTGAGTAAGTgggtgctgcagcagctttggCTGAcgctgcagctttgtgtttgttttgctgaagGATTTGAATCTGGGTCCTGTAAGCCGAGGCCTTGTTGACACCATGAAGGGCACTTAGGTcgaggtgggagggagggattATAGGCAGCTCCAGGTCTCTCTTCGAGGTGGCTCCATCCCTGCAGGACAGCGACTGCAGGGACAAGGAAGAAAGGGAAGACTTCCTTTCAGGGACTTTGGGCTTCCTCTTACCACTGGATGGTGACAGTGGCCCGGGAAAGAAGGTGGAGGGGAATGAGGAGGTGGGGGTCTCTGACTGACTAGAGTAGCCGCTGGATGGGCTGGCCAGGCCTGCTAACTTCTCTGGAGAGGACAGCTTAAACTCACCCTCGACTGACGGCAGTGAGGGAGTGGTGGCTCTGGAGCCAGGCTGGGATGTCTGTGACTCTGAGCTCTCCTGCGACTTCATGCACTCGATAACAGTCGTACCTGTAGCTGTGCTTGAGTTTGACAAAGATCGGTAAGGATCGCTGGATTTTAAATCATTCAGCAGCCACAGATCTGCATAGTCTGACTGAACGACCCCCTCATCCTTAAACGAATGTGTATCTGTGGAGCTAAAAACACCTAGGTCAGGTAGATCGATTGAGCCCTCCACCCCCCAGATCACAAGGGGCTCTCTGGACCGTGCAGAGTTTTCTATAAGACCCGGAGAGCCGCACAAAGCTAGCTGCAGTCTCCTCTCCTTGGAAGACAGTGGACGTTGCTGCCCACATGTAATCTTTGGTTCCTTCTTGTCATGGATATTGCCATCACTGCATATTTTCCTTAAGGATGAACTCCTCTTCGGTGGAGACGGCTTCGCCTTTGGCTTTCTTAAAGAGAGGCAGCGTCTCGCCAGCGACATGTGACCACTTAAGTCAGACAGGCCACAGTCGGAGCCAGAGGCGCCATAGTTATAAGTAAAGCTTTTGCTACCTTTCAGACCACAGTCAAAGTGCATGGAGGTGTAGTACCCTTCAGTGTCCACAGAGTAGTGGGACACAGTGTCTGCCTTCTCTGATGGTGGTTTGTCAGAGTAGCTGCTCTCGCAGGTGGCCATGCTGGTGAAGCTTGGGCAGCCTAGGCtgctctctgcttctctgtttgGCTCGGGGCTGAAGTCCTGTGGGCGCGAAATCTCGGAGTGGGGGTAACTCCACTCCTGCTCGATGGGAGTGCTGACCCCTGCTTCCTCTAATATGTCCATcgctgtggaggagaaggagcccGTCCGCTGGGTCCTGATGCCCTGGTAGTGGTCCAGCATGAAGCCGGTCGAGTCGTCGTGGTTGTGAGTGGCGGCGTTTAGGGAGAGCTCGGAGTCGCAGTGTGAGGAGCCGGTCAGAGGTGGAGAGGCTGCAGGTTGGATTGTCTCTGAGGTTTGTGAGGGGCAGGTGGAGCTGCTCCCGCTCCAGTTTCCGCTAGAAGACTGGTGGTCCTCCTTATGGTCCATCTGGCCTGCCAGCACCCCTGCAGCAGAGACGGAATGGACAGGGCTGCTGAAGGTGTCTGAACTAGAGGAGATCTCACAGCTGCCCATGTCCGCCTTCCTGGGCAGCTGGGATCTGGTCCTCTCCATCCAGCTGCGCTCTGGACTCTCAGAGAGCTGCTTGTACTTGAGGCCCAACTGGTGTTCAGAAATGGCCTGGTCATCTGtgctctcctcttcatccttcagAAGCAACTTCCCGGGTACAGGCAGGAAGTTCTCTGGGTCGAAGGTGGAAAGCTCCTCCTCATCATAGCTGTCATTTTGCCCGTTATCCATGATCCTGCTCGTGTCTCGAGGCAGACTCCTGGAGCGCAGGCGTGCGCCCACAGAGGCAGTGAACATGGCGTCAGCTCTGTCGGGCAAGGAGGTGATGTTGCCTGCAGagtaagagagggagagggagactcCCTGGACTCTTTGGGCCCTGATCCTCCTGCGAGATGGGGCTCCTGAGATCAGAAAGTCTTCAGTTTGGCAACCTGAGTCTCTGGTGCTGAAATGGCTGGCCAGCTCCTCATTAGAGGGAGTGATGTTTGGACTGACATGAACGATCACTGTCCGCTCTCTAGAACTTGGAGAGTCGTCAGAGTCTGGGAGACAAAGTGGATgaaaaacattagaaaatgCAACGGAACTCTGGAAAGAACTCCAGTTTAAGGCTtagattttatcattttattgatttttattcatgaaaatctttatttttcaaatgtttaaagCACTGATCATGAATCACAAGATTTTTTTACAtgacattctctctctgtcctcacttCTTGTCATCTCACGACTATCAAGTGTCtaataaaagcatgaaatgCCCCAAAATACCTTTAAACAGACTAAAAATATTCCTTCAGTCACTGGTTGATGTCTTTCATATTTATGTTGACATCATATAGCTGCTCTGTCAGATTTTCTTTAACAATATAATGATGTGGCTTAGATAATAACACACAATAGTACTGAAACACTTTATATTACTTATAGCACCATTTGCCTTTACAATGAAACAATGCCACAACATGAGATTTAGACCCTCAACACTGAACCGTGCATTATGTCTGACATTACAGTAAATTACAACAACAGTACCTTTATCACAAAATCTTCACATATCAGGTGTGTTTCTGAAGCAGAGTTGGATGAAGTAACTTACCCAAATCTTGCTGCACCTGTCTGGGAATGCCAGTGACAGTCCTCCGTCTCCGCAGCTTCCTCCTTCTCTGAAGCAAAGACTGGGAGTGAACGAGCGAGCAGCGCACACTAGCATCTCTGTCAAAGCCAACCCCTGCAACGGAGACACGACATCTGAGGAATCTTTGTTTAGTGGCAACTGCAGCGATTCCTTCTTTAACTCTCACGCTGTCTCcgaaaaaaaataactgaatcaGACACTCTACAACGGTCACAGTGTGGAGTGGAGGTCAGCGACCTGATGGAGCTCTAAGACAGAAAGTTGGTGCCTGGAGTAAGAAAGAGGAGTTTTACCTTCTTGGTGTAACGCCTAAACTGTCAGATTAAATGTaaactaaagaaataaaaagaaatgtatgtgGATGTGTGTACTAAGGAGAAAatcctgtttctgtgtctgtgttgtgtttcctccttgtCTTCCAGCCTCTCCCTCA
Proteins encoded in this region:
- the nhsa gene encoding Nance-Horan syndrome protein isoform X2; protein product: MPFAKRVVEPQLLCRYQVPNEEAVLFEDLVSISHVALSRTLRQLSDLAKHACSIFQELESDLASTSLRVRGLQRKIGRLQQTCSELDPKQEAVPVSNLDVESKLTTHYQAPWHQQRNIFHHSTRPVCVEELHRQANLSLWALHRDHQSRRSGNRERRVTISISAVPPMPRIPSPHIIKRQDKSGTNLPTAAPSDPDTDGVALGHRSKFPIPNIPSTLDKQTNWSEALPLPTPEERLKSNSHVIASCVIPINVTGVGFDRDASVRCSLVHSQSLLQRRRKLRRRRTVTGIPRQVQQDLDSDDSPSSRERTVIVHVSPNITPSNEELASHFSTRDSGCQTEDFLISGAPSRRRIRAQRVQGVSLSLSYSAGNITSLPDRADAMFTASVGARLRSRSLPRDTSRIMDNGQNDSYDEEELSTFDPENFLPVPGKLLLKDEEESTDDQAISEHQLGLKYKQLSESPERSWMERTRSQLPRKADMGSCEISSSSDTFSSPVHSVSAAGVLAGQMDHKEDHQSSSGNWSGSSSTCPSQTSETIQPAASPPLTGSSHCDSELSLNAATHNHDDSTGFMLDHYQGIRTQRTGSFSSTAMDILEEAGVSTPIEQEWSYPHSEISRPQDFSPEPNREAESSLGCPSFTSMATCESSYSDKPPSEKADTVSHYSVDTEGYYTSMHFDCGLKGSKSFTYNYGASGSDCGLSDLSGHMSLARRCLSLRKPKAKPSPPKRSSSLRKICSDGNIHDKKEPKITCGQQRPLSSKERRLQLALCGSPGLIENSARSREPLVIWGVEGSIDLPDLGVFSSTDTHSFKDEGVVQSDYADLWLLNDLKSSDPYRSLSNSSTATGTTVIECMKSQESSESQTSQPGSRATTPSLPSVEGEFKLSSPEKLAGLASPSSGYSSQSETPTSSFPSTFFPGPLSPSSGKRKPKVPERKSSLSSLSLQSLSCRDGATSKRDLELPIIPPSHLDLSALHGVNKASAYRTQIQILQQNKHKAAASAKAAAAPTYSEVFNTRPLSITPTVLHSVQLRSFNKDTEESHEDRTTFKLKCPTVNLKSTLSSSKSLELKSPLLYSSHPHYTSSQEFSKSMFSSNEELTCGEAACQSELRTEQDKESSLESETACRLQSEPSADVCDTTTSQEAEMCRESVEIPACSADCSPQSEPVSQPRSEPSEEQLCSTPSVLHSSPNGSHSLDEVSATDGQSESIQESPISNEDYKEEECDSSVVSAESASQDGKDESTPETEDYFSKDSTPSDTVASPLSDESRPEDDNVFLSPNKTRTTEDLFAMIHRSKRKVLGRKDSTELGARNRVTAASGNTPPSSTISSPVSLVSTPSAVTPPGPQRVPVPIYRNVKKSSTSNEEFKLLLLKKGSRSDSSYRMSATEILKSPIAPKSPGDSLTELPGQPEDFSSPLQQQQHNSGPDQISSPYPKAYAEGFSPKSFSASAASRQGRSRIPPPANSSRYGMRSRLFSAPMQAISEGETENSDGSPHDDRSSQGST
- the nhsa gene encoding Nance-Horan syndrome protein isoform X1: MPFAKRVVEPQLLCRYQVPNEEAVLFEDLVSISHVALSRTLRQLSDLAKHACSIFQELESDLASTSLRVRGLQRKIGRLQQTCSELDPKQEAVPVSNLDVESKLTTHYQAPWHQQRNIFHHSTRPVCVEELHRQANLSLWALHRDHQSRRSGNRERRVTISISAVPPMPRIPSPHIIKRQDKSGTNLPTFESTRSSSPTECCHFSPWSRKAAPSDPDTDGVALGHRSKFPIPNIPSTLDKQTNWSEALPLPTPEERLKSNSHVIASCVIPINVTGVGFDRDASVRCSLVHSQSLLQRRRKLRRRRTVTGIPRQVQQDLDSDDSPSSRERTVIVHVSPNITPSNEELASHFSTRDSGCQTEDFLISGAPSRRRIRAQRVQGVSLSLSYSAGNITSLPDRADAMFTASVGARLRSRSLPRDTSRIMDNGQNDSYDEEELSTFDPENFLPVPGKLLLKDEEESTDDQAISEHQLGLKYKQLSESPERSWMERTRSQLPRKADMGSCEISSSSDTFSSPVHSVSAAGVLAGQMDHKEDHQSSSGNWSGSSSTCPSQTSETIQPAASPPLTGSSHCDSELSLNAATHNHDDSTGFMLDHYQGIRTQRTGSFSSTAMDILEEAGVSTPIEQEWSYPHSEISRPQDFSPEPNREAESSLGCPSFTSMATCESSYSDKPPSEKADTVSHYSVDTEGYYTSMHFDCGLKGSKSFTYNYGASGSDCGLSDLSGHMSLARRCLSLRKPKAKPSPPKRSSSLRKICSDGNIHDKKEPKITCGQQRPLSSKERRLQLALCGSPGLIENSARSREPLVIWGVEGSIDLPDLGVFSSTDTHSFKDEGVVQSDYADLWLLNDLKSSDPYRSLSNSSTATGTTVIECMKSQESSESQTSQPGSRATTPSLPSVEGEFKLSSPEKLAGLASPSSGYSSQSETPTSSFPSTFFPGPLSPSSGKRKPKVPERKSSLSSLSLQSLSCRDGATSKRDLELPIIPPSHLDLSALHGVNKASAYRTQIQILQQNKHKAAASAKAAAAPTYSEVFNTRPLSITPTVLHSVQLRSFNKDTEESHEDRTTFKLKCPTVNLKSTLSSSKSLELKSPLLYSSHPHYTSSQEFSKSMFSSNEELTCGEAACQSELRTEQDKESSLESETACRLQSEPSADVCDTTTSQEAEMCRESVEIPACSADCSPQSEPVSQPRSEPSEEQLCSTPSVLHSSPNGSHSLDEVSATDGQSESIQESPISNEDYKEEECDSSVVSAESASQDGKDESTPETEDYFSKDSTPSDTVASPLSDESRPEDDNVFLSPNKTRTTEDLFAMIHRSKRKVLGRKDSTELGARNRVTAASGNTPPSSTISSPVSLVSTPSAVTPPGPQRVPVPIYRNVKKSSTSNEEFKLLLLKKGSRSDSSYRMSATEILKSPIAPKSPGDSLTELPGQPEDFSSPLQQQQHNSGPDQISSPYPKAYAEGFSPKSFSASAASRQGRSRIPPPANSSRYGMRSRLFSAPMQAISEGETENSDGSPHDDRSSQGST